A window of the Equus przewalskii isolate Varuska chromosome 10, EquPr2, whole genome shotgun sequence genome harbors these coding sequences:
- the MIF4GD gene encoding MIF4G domain-containing protein isoform X1 yields MLLGSGDAQEATGVPKLSSMCLADAQSPPEAKLGAVISPTPVKSYWGWVVMGEPGREEYKIQCFDAETQQLLKTALKDPGAVDLEKVANLIVDHSLQDSVFSKEAGRMCYAIIQAESKQAGQSVFRRGLLNRLQQEYQTREQLRARSLQGWVCYVTFICNIFDYLRVNNMPMMALVNPVYDCLFRLAQPDSLSKEEEVDCLVLQLHRVGEQLEKMNRQRMDELFVLIRDGFLLPTGLSSLAQLLLLEIIEFRAAGWKTTPAAHKYYYSEVSD; encoded by the exons ATGCTGCTCGGGTCTGGAGACGCCCAAG AAGCTACAGGGGTTCCTAAACTGAGCAGCATGTGCCTGGCTGATGCCCAGTCTCCACCAGAAGCCAAGCTTG GTGCCGTCATTAGTCCCACCCCAGTAAAGAGCTACTGGGGCTGGGTGGTCATGGGGGAGCCTGGTAGAGAGGAGTATAAAATCCAGTGTTTTGATGCAGAGACCCAGCAACTGCTGAAGACAGCACTCAAAG ATCCAGGTGCCGTGGACTTGGAGAAAGTGGCCAATCTGATTGTGGACCATTCTCTGCAGGACAGTGTGTTCAGCAAAGAAGCAGGACGAATGTGCTACGCCATCATTCAG GCAGAGAGCAAGCAAGCAGGCCAGAGTGTCTTCCGGCGTGGACTCCTCAACCGGTTGCAGCAAGAGTACCAGACTCGGGAGCAGCTGCGAGCCCGCTCTCTGCAGGGTTGGGTCTGCTATGTCACCTTTATCTGCAACATCTTTGACTACCTGAGG GTGAACAACATGCCCATGATGGCCCTGGTGAACCCCGTCTATGACTGCCTCTTCCGTCTGGCCCAGCCTGACAGTctgagcaaggaggaggag GTGGACTGCCTGGTGCTGCAGCTGCACCGGGTCGGGGAGCAGCTGGAGAAGATGAACAGGCAGCGCATGGATGAGCTCTTTGTCCTGATCCGGGATGGCTTCCTGCTCCCAACTGGCCTCAGCTCCCTGGCCCAGCTGCTGCTGTTGGAGATCATTGAGTTCCGGGCAGCTGGCTGGAAAACGACCCCAGCAGCCCACAAGTATTACTACAGTGAGGTCTCTGATTAG
- the MRPS7 gene encoding small ribosomal subunit protein uS7m gives MHRFRTPWSLFPVFRHSLRHAGTPRAVLVGSSWPAKMAAPAVKAARAWSGLALGLRNAVLRLPGLTQVRWSRYGPEYKDPHIDKEYYRKPLAELTEEENYERELRKTQLIKAAPATKTCSVFEDPVISKFTNMMMKGGNKVLARSLMTQTLEAVKRKQFEKYHAASAEEQATIERNPYTIFHQALKNCEPVIGLVPILRGGHFYQVPVPLGDRRRRFLAMKWMITECREKKHRRMLMPEKLSHELLEAFHNQGPVIKRKHDMHKMAEANRALAHYRWW, from the exons ATGCACAGATTTAGGACCCCGTGGAGCCTTTTCCCTGTCTTCCGTCACTCGCTCAGGCACGCAGGCACGCCGAGGGCAGTCCTTGTGGGGTCCTCGTGGCCAGCCAAGATGGCTGCCCCCGCGGTGAAGGCTGCGAGAGCGTGGTCGGGCCTGGCGCTGGGGTTGCGGAACGCTGTCCTGCGGCTTCCAGG gcTAACCCAGGTGAGGTGGAGCCGCTATGGTCCTGAATACAAGGACCCCCATATTGACAAGGAGTATTACCGCAAGCCCTTGGCCGAGCTGACTGAGGAGGAGAACTATGAGCGGGAGCTCAGGAAGACTCAGCTTATCAAAGCCGCCCCAGCGACGAAAACATGCTCTGTGTTTGAAGACCCCGTGATCAG taAATTCACCAACATGATGATGAAAGGAGGAAACAAAGTATTGGCCAGATCCCTCATGACACAG ACTCTGGAAGCTGTGAAAAGGAAGCAGTTTGAGAAGTACCATGCTGCCTCTGCAGAGGAACAGGCAACCATTGAACGCAACCCCTATACCATCTTCCACCAAGCCCTGAAAAACTGTGAGCCTGTGATTGGGCTGGTACCCATCCTCAGGGGTGGCCATTTCTACCAG GTCCCTGTGCCACTAGGCGACCGGCGTCGTCGCTTCCTGGCCATGAAGTGGATGATTACTGAGTGCAGGGAGAAGAAGCACCGGCGGATGCTGATGCCAGAGAAGCTGTCGCATGAGCTGCTGGAGGCTTTTCACAACCAGGGCCCTGTGATCAAGAGGAAGCACGACATGCACAAGATGGCTGAGGCCAACCGTGCCCTGGCCCACTACCGCTGGTGGTAG
- the MIF4GD gene encoding MIF4G domain-containing protein isoform X3 — translation MGEPGREEYKIQCFDAETQQLLKTALKDPGAVDLEKVANLIVDHSLQDSVFSKEAGRMCYAIIQAESKQAGQSVFRRGLLNRLQQEYQTREQLRARSLQGWVCYVTFICNIFDYLRVNNMPMMALVNPVYDCLFRLAQPDSLSKEEEVDCLVLQLHRVGEQLEKMNRQRMDELFVLIRDGFLLPTGLSSLAQLLLLEIIEFRAAGWKTTPAAHKYYYSEVSD, via the exons ATGGGGGAGCCTGGTAGAGAGGAGTATAAAATCCAGTGTTTTGATGCAGAGACCCAGCAACTGCTGAAGACAGCACTCAAAG ATCCAGGTGCCGTGGACTTGGAGAAAGTGGCCAATCTGATTGTGGACCATTCTCTGCAGGACAGTGTGTTCAGCAAAGAAGCAGGACGAATGTGCTACGCCATCATTCAG GCAGAGAGCAAGCAAGCAGGCCAGAGTGTCTTCCGGCGTGGACTCCTCAACCGGTTGCAGCAAGAGTACCAGACTCGGGAGCAGCTGCGAGCCCGCTCTCTGCAGGGTTGGGTCTGCTATGTCACCTTTATCTGCAACATCTTTGACTACCTGAGG GTGAACAACATGCCCATGATGGCCCTGGTGAACCCCGTCTATGACTGCCTCTTCCGTCTGGCCCAGCCTGACAGTctgagcaaggaggaggag GTGGACTGCCTGGTGCTGCAGCTGCACCGGGTCGGGGAGCAGCTGGAGAAGATGAACAGGCAGCGCATGGATGAGCTCTTTGTCCTGATCCGGGATGGCTTCCTGCTCCCAACTGGCCTCAGCTCCCTGGCCCAGCTGCTGCTGTTGGAGATCATTGAGTTCCGGGCAGCTGGCTGGAAAACGACCCCAGCAGCCCACAAGTATTACTACAGTGAGGTCTCTGATTAG
- the MIF4GD gene encoding MIF4G domain-containing protein isoform X2, which produces MCLADAQSPPEAKLGAVISPTPVKSYWGWVVMGEPGREEYKIQCFDAETQQLLKTALKDPGAVDLEKVANLIVDHSLQDSVFSKEAGRMCYAIIQAESKQAGQSVFRRGLLNRLQQEYQTREQLRARSLQGWVCYVTFICNIFDYLRVNNMPMMALVNPVYDCLFRLAQPDSLSKEEEVDCLVLQLHRVGEQLEKMNRQRMDELFVLIRDGFLLPTGLSSLAQLLLLEIIEFRAAGWKTTPAAHKYYYSEVSD; this is translated from the exons ATGTGCCTGGCTGATGCCCAGTCTCCACCAGAAGCCAAGCTTG GTGCCGTCATTAGTCCCACCCCAGTAAAGAGCTACTGGGGCTGGGTGGTCATGGGGGAGCCTGGTAGAGAGGAGTATAAAATCCAGTGTTTTGATGCAGAGACCCAGCAACTGCTGAAGACAGCACTCAAAG ATCCAGGTGCCGTGGACTTGGAGAAAGTGGCCAATCTGATTGTGGACCATTCTCTGCAGGACAGTGTGTTCAGCAAAGAAGCAGGACGAATGTGCTACGCCATCATTCAG GCAGAGAGCAAGCAAGCAGGCCAGAGTGTCTTCCGGCGTGGACTCCTCAACCGGTTGCAGCAAGAGTACCAGACTCGGGAGCAGCTGCGAGCCCGCTCTCTGCAGGGTTGGGTCTGCTATGTCACCTTTATCTGCAACATCTTTGACTACCTGAGG GTGAACAACATGCCCATGATGGCCCTGGTGAACCCCGTCTATGACTGCCTCTTCCGTCTGGCCCAGCCTGACAGTctgagcaaggaggaggag GTGGACTGCCTGGTGCTGCAGCTGCACCGGGTCGGGGAGCAGCTGGAGAAGATGAACAGGCAGCGCATGGATGAGCTCTTTGTCCTGATCCGGGATGGCTTCCTGCTCCCAACTGGCCTCAGCTCCCTGGCCCAGCTGCTGCTGTTGGAGATCATTGAGTTCCGGGCAGCTGGCTGGAAAACGACCCCAGCAGCCCACAAGTATTACTACAGTGAGGTCTCTGATTAG